The following nucleotide sequence is from Acinonyx jubatus isolate Ajub_Pintada_27869175 chromosome E3, VMU_Ajub_asm_v1.0, whole genome shotgun sequence.
attctaaatCATAGAATAAGTCTGCGACCAAtcaggagagagaaaccacacaGTAATTTGAACAAGGACAAGTTTGTTATAAAGAATTATAGGGGAagctagctggctcagttggtggagggtgcggctcttgatcttggggtcgtgggtttgagccccgcgttgggtgtggagattgcttaaaaatgaaatcttggggcgcctgggtggcgcagtcggttaagcgtccgacttcagccaggtcaggatctcgcggtccgtgagttcgagccccgcgtcaggctctgggctgatggctcagagcctggagcctgtttccgattctgtgtctccctctctctctgcccctcccccgttcatgctctgtctctctctgtcccaaaaataaattaaaaaaacgttgaaaaaaaatttaaaaaaaaatcttaaagggggtgcccggtggctcagtcaggtaagcatggtcaggtcttgatctcagggtcatgagttcaagctccgtgttgggctccacattgggtgtaaagcctgatttaaaaaaaaaaaaagaaagaaagaaagaatagaatagaatctttaaaaaaaattatcaactaTAACAGGGAAATAGAGAAATGAGGGTTTGGaatgtgtattagtttcccagggctgtcctaacaagttaccacaaactaggtggcttgAGACAACACAAATCCGtgctctcatagttctggagactggaaatctgaaatcaaggcaTCAACAGGGTCATACGCCCTCTGAGACCCTGGGGAgtatccttccttgcttcttcctagcTCCTGGCAGCTGTTAGCAATCTCCAGTATTCCTTGGTTTCTGGatacatcactccagtctctgcctctgttgtaCATGGCAttcttcctgtgtctctgtgcgtgtcttcacatggcattctcctttCTATTTGTGTCCAAATTCCCTTCTTCATACAAGGACACCCGACGCTGgcttaggacccaccctaatccagtacgACCTCATTGATTATACCTGCAAagattctatttccaaataaggtcacaattAAAGgaattgggggttaggatttgaACATATAtttgggagggggagacacagttcTGCCCACTACAGATAGCAGGAAGTAAAGAGAATTCTAAAGAAGGCAGGAATAGGAGATATAAGAAGACGCTAACCCTTCGCTGCGGATATAACACCCAAGGAAGAGCCTCTGTCTGGGCCTCCCTGGGGCTGAGATCCAGaactttttagagagagcacagaagTGGCTGGGGTGTCACCTCTGGTGGAACATCCTGGATAGCTTCCCTCTGGGATGTCAGGGGAAACTAGTCACAGGAAGGCATCTCACCAGAGGCACTCCACTAGGAAACTGCAAGAGGCACATCAGGGAGAGCTTCTGGCCACTGCGCGCTGGTGCTGGAGAAGCTGCAGGGACTGCagaagctgggggctggggaaccCACTTACACGGCAGGAGCTTGACCATAGGGCTCATTGGAACCAGGAAGAAAATCCTTTCTTCCTGCAATGTCTCCCCAGCTGTCTACTGACAATTTAGTACGATGCCAGCtggcaaagaaaatatatttaaagggcCCAGATCCCTTTTCACAGAGGAGGCAAAAAGAGTGAATTTGGAGCTAAGTAATAAATTGGTAACTGATAACAGTGACACGTCATTGTTTCAGATATTAGTGGACACTTCCCTtcaccttcttttttatttttaatgtttatttatttttgagagagagagagagagagagagagagagagagagagagacagctcgaGTGgggtaagagcagagagagagggagacagaatccaaagctggctccaggctctgaactgtcagcacagagcccagcgtggggtttgaacccacaaaccatgagatcacgacctaagctgaagtcccatgcttaaccaactgagccacccaggcgccccaaccttcttttttctttttaggtgtatttatttattttgagagagagagagaaagagaggggagaatcccaagcagactctgcactgtctgtgtggagcctgatgcggggctggaactcaggaaccgcaagatcatgacctgagccaaaatcaagagtcagatacttagccacttagccaactgagccacctaggcacccctcccttCACCTTCTTGATTCTCTACTTCCCCCaaccttctcccttcctctgaaaCCCTCACCATAAGCCCTATCACTTCACCATCAGTTCTTCTGACCTTGACACCTCCCTATGATCTCtccctcaacaacaacaacaacaacaacaacaatgagaCAAGTATAGAACTGATGGCAGGTGGCTCTCTAACTGGGGAAGAGGAGTTAGACCATAGGTAGGACCAGCTTTTCTCAGGATTTGCTTACAAATTCTAGCAATAGCTGACCAGAGAGGAAAAGCCCTCAGAGGTGGATCTTGAAAGCTCCTCAGCTGGGGAACTAAGTTGGTCAGGCATGTGCTGCCACCTGGCTGGAATAAGTCCTTTAAGGTGGAGAGGACAGAAGCTGCAGGAAGTAGTAGAGCCAATGGCAATTTTGTGTACAGGGACTTAAACTCCAACCTCCTGGGAATAAGCACCTGTTTATCCCCAGGGCAGAGCATGTAGGAGGAGTTGAACTCTTGTTAAATGGTTGATGGGAACCACAACAGCAACCCAAACCTGAAGCTTCCTGTCATTTTTTAGGGGTGGTTCTTAGGAAAGCTCTGTCGCTGACCATCCCACCCTTCCCAATCCCCTGCAGCCACGACCCAACTCATCCCACCCCAGCTGATCTGGAGCTCGGGCTAGAGGCTTCTGCAGACAAAGGTACTGAGCAGAGCTGGCTTGAGGGCCAGAAGGGATAGGGTActctgagagaaagaagaggtggtttttatctttttttcttttttgacagagagagggagagaaagagaaagagagagcatgagctagggaggggcagatgaagagggagagagagaatcttaagcaggctccatgcaggaTCCactattagatcatgacctgagctgaaatcaagagctcaactgactgagccatccaggtgcccccatcttccTCATTTTACCGGAGACTTCATTTATCAGGCACATTCAGGTGTGTCTTATTTGATCTTTATCTTTCAAGTCGATTTTTGAGATAGGCATGATAGAGTTCATTGCTCCCATTTCACAAGTGAGACCACTGAGGTTAAGAATAGTTAAGCAGATGGGAGACCCAGAGTCCATGGGACccagagtttgtttgtttgtttgtttctttttaatgtttatttatttttgagagacagagaatgggtgTGTGCAcacgagcgggggaaggacagagagagagggggacagacgatccgaagtgggctctgtgctgacagcagaaagcctgatgcggggttcaaactcatgaattgtgagatcatgacctgagctgaagttggacgcttaatcaactgagccacccaggcaccctagcgTTTCTGAACAATGATGCACTGATGGGCCAACCTCCAGCCACATCACCTGCCCCACTGGAAGTTGTGTGGGGCCTCTTGCCAGTGGATCAGCACACATTGACCAGGCCCTAGAGTGTGTACACAGGTGGTGGGTGAGGTAAGAGTTGTTGAAATGGTAGTCACAAAAAAGGCAGAGGTAGCACGGTGAGGCTATCAGGTTTGCTATTGCTGACCTGAGCTTAAGGCCAAGACATCACAGTCTACATTAAACTTCAATTTGATAAACACCAGCACCCCAAGTTAGGTCTTAGGGCTGGGCCGTCCCTGCCAAATTCTCAGACCCAGACCTTTTCCTTAAGCCTATGTCCTTTGCCATTGCCTGACTTCTTCAGGAGACCCAGAGAATCAAAACTCTGATCAGGCATGCTCTACCCTTGAGTGCTTTTCTTGCCTTGGGGCTGGGGAAGCACCTGTTTAAGAAAGTGAGCGCCTCAGAGGGCCTCTCAACTCAACAAGGTTGAGAAGGATCTCCAAGCACTCACAGCTGCAAGCATCACCAGACAGCCAGCCCCCATCCAGGGAAGAGAGAACACTTCCAACTGGAAAAGCTGCTGCTCCCCCAACACCAGAAGCCTCATCATGGATTTCCAGAGGACCCAGCAGGCCTTGTGTTACAAAGAGAATTGCTGTAGGCTTGGGAGAGCTATCTGGATGAGCCCTTGCTTACAGAGTGGGGGAGTCTTCACTTTCCACACCGGCTCTTGCCGAGTCTGTTCTTTCCATATCATTCTCACTATGTCAATACGTTTATCACGAAGTCCCAGAAGGCAGAATTCTGCTGGGTTGGGCTGCACCTTCATCTCAGACCCAGGATTCTAGGCTTCAGGCTCTCTTGTTCCACCACGAAAATTAGGTACTGGTTTGGACGAGGAAATTCTGGGGAAGGAGAACTAGTGGAGGTACAGGCTCTGGTTAGGCGGTGAGAGCCCCTTCACAGTTCAAGAAGCTAGTGCCTGCCCACTTCTCCCCCACTAATAGCCCGACTCCTGGTAAAGGTTGCATGATGCAGACTCTCCCAAGCAGTGGGAATGCACCCTCGATCCCTTACTACTAAGGGCTATTTCCAGGCCCCTCTTGAAAGAAGGTTAGTGGGAGCCCGGAACAAAGAGGCAAGCTGCCGGACCCCACGGAGCACGCCAAGGTGGGTTATTGGTCCCCTGCAAAGGCGCCCCTATACTGAACACTCGGTGTGCGCCGCAGAAACCCCCACACCTCCAGGAAGGTCAACGCCCAGCCTCCTCCCAATTTTGGCCCAGCCCAGCAGTCTCTCCGGGACATAGCGCAAACACAGGAGCTGGAGGTGGCATTATCATTAGTCTCTGGCCCCTAGTCCCTCCCGATCTTCTCAGCGACGTGGGAACCCGGCTGAGGAATCCCGGAGGGTAACCGGAACCGCCCTCGATGAGGCCTCTCTAGGAAATTGGGAATTTCACATGTCGCTAGCAACTCAGTTCACGTTTATTGGcctgagaacaaaaaaaaaaaaaaaaaaaaaaaaaaaacccaaaccggAAGATGCCCTTAAAAAACGTGGCGGCACTCTAGTCACTACAGCTGCCTCAGTAGTTCAAGAAACTTGGCATAGTCTTCGGCCACTGACTGGCCTTCACAAAACGACCCCATCCGGTCCACTTCGGTTCTTCGAGGACAGAGCTACCTGCCCTCAACTATAATGGCGGCGCTGCCCAATTTGGCTTCTTGCCCCTAGGGAAGATGGCTGCCAGGTGGCTTCACTTAGTTTCTCACCACCCCGGAAGACGGGGACCGGCGATTGGGCGGCGCCCGAAGGCTCCGAGAAGAAGGCCCTTGGCGGTTGGACAGTGCTGGGTAAGGCTGGTTTTAAAGGAGCCGGAGGTGGGAGCCGTCGAAGACCCGGGATCCGCGGGAGGCGGCGGTGAGCGGCGCACGGGGGAGGGCACCGAGCGGCTGGAGAGAgggcgggaggagggagggaaggaaacatttgaaccatctggtcctgggctggGGAGAGCACTGGGcggggagccggggaggggtggaggatgggGTCTGTGGGTGGGACCTCCCGAGATTGGAGTGAAGGGGGTATCTGTTTGACAGTGGATCCCCGGGGATCTGGACTGAGTTCGTGATGCTCAAGCTCGGGCTGCCCCTGTCAGAGTGGAGCTTTGCGGAGCCCAAACTTACAGGGAGAGGAGGATCCTCGCGGCGTCTGATTGGAGGAACCGCGCTGTAGGATTCTTTCCACAGGGATCTAGTGTAGGGGAtctggtggggcgggggggtgccgTCGGTGTGTGAGAGTATTGCTTCGGAGTTCTCGGCCACTCGCTGGCAGTGGATGAGGATTGCAGAGGGGTCCGGCAGAAAGTGAGCCTCCCAAGACCGGGATCCCAGCTGATCCCGGGGGATCTCAGGGTGGATTCTTCAGGGACAAAGGCCCCACCAGGAGGCTCGGGCCGTGGGAGAACTGGGGCCGCTGCAAGCCAGGTTCTCCCGGCAAGTGCCAGTCTGGGCGCGGGTGATCCACTGATTTCTGGCGACGGCAGCGGGAAGACACTTGCTCCGGACGGCCAGCCGGGGGCGCCCTTTTACGCCCCAGGGCCCCGGCCTGTGGGCTACCGGGAGCCTTGGGCGGACCATGAAGGGCGGagccccaggggaggggctggccctCACTCCCCgctcccccgctccccccccatCCCAGGCTGCAGCCTGGGATCCCCCAGGGACTCCCCGGAGCCGCCGCTTCCCCCATGGACTTGCCCGGGGACTCCAGGTGAGAGCGCACCCCGCCCGCCTGTCTTGAGCACGGGAAACGGGGAGCCTGGCGACCGTACCGGGGAAACCACAGAGCTAACGACAGACCCAGGCGACTGTCTTCTGCTTCTCTCATCCTCCAGCCCACCTGGCCGGCCACGTCTGTGCCGCCAGCCCCTGGCTCGAGCATTATggggagccaggagccccaaacgGCCGAGGCTGCAGTCTCTGGCAGCCCCTTCGCCCTTGGAAAAGGCCTCTCGGCGGGTCCTGGCTGTAGTGCTGGAAGATGTTATGGCTGCCCGTATGGTGAGCCCCCTGAACTGAAAGGCCCCCTTCTTCCTCAGGTCCTCTCTTCAGGACCAAGGTGAAAGTAGATCACTAGTGAGGATAATTGAGGTCCAGATACCTCATTCTCACACCCTGCTCAGGCAGTCTCACTAATACTAGAGTTCTGCTTAGCTCTCAATCCAACCTAGATTTGGGCAGAGTCTCTGGTGCCCATTCCCCACTATCAACCCAGCATTGGTGGTTCAGTGGTAGAATCTCGCCTGCCCCACCATCAACCCTGTTGGGCTGCAACCACATCTCTACACTCTTAAGTATGAGAAACCCTTGCTTTCTTCCCGGGCAAACTTTTAGGCTATCCTTGGGAAGCAGGCTGAGGACTTTGGCTCCATTGCACAGATTAGAAAAACTGAAGCCCCAAATAGGgcagtgactcacccaaggttaCTCTCTCCCTTTCATTTCGCCAAATAGCCGGGGTGAGATTACTGCAGCTCAGGACACTGTGATATCTGGCCCCTGATTCAGTTCAATTCACTTCATTGGGTTCTTAAGTGAATTCTAGCCACAGTCTCTGTCACTTTGATGGCACAGGGCACTGTTAGGTTCAGGGAGGCCCTGTCCAGTCTGACCTCAGTCCATCACCTTGCTCTTGACACTTTCTCCTCAATTAGGTTCccctggtgccccaagaagaGACCACCACCCCACAACACCGCAGCAACCGCCGAGATTCTGTCCGAAACCAGCCGCCTGCCTCGCCATCCCAACAGGCTACGTGGTCCTCGCAGACCAGGTGAGCATGGCAAGATAGAGGGTAAACGGGACACAACTGAACCCCTCTGATATTCCTGTGTCCTCTCTAGGCCTCCCGACCCACTGCACTTATGCCGAGAGCCCTTGAGCCGCACCCACCGGCCCCCTTCTACCCTGAGACGGAAATCAAGGACAACCCCTGGCCCAGAGGAAGGCCCTTCACAAAAGGTGGACTGGGCCCCCCAGCCTACTCTGGTGGTGATGCTAGAAGACATTGCCAGCTCAAGACCCGCAGCTGAGGTATGAGTATTTTGGGGTAAGGATGTCAGGGCTCGTTCAGCTGGGGTAGCTTTTGCTCTGAGTAAGGAGAATATTATTTTAGATGGAAGACATCGAGGAAAGACCTATATGGAAAAGTCTTTGGTGTGAACCCCGGCAGGCCTTTGGAGACTTGAGAGGGTCGGAATGTGGGTAGCTAAGAAGGCTGAAGGGGGCTTCCTTGCCTCCCCCAAAACATTCTTTGTTTACACCCAGGGCTTTGCTGATGAGACTCCCAACTTCATCATCCCAGCAAGAAGGTGAGAGGGCTGGGGAAGGAATTAACGAAATGTCCAGGCAACACCTGTTGCCCAGGCAACTAGAGTTAGGGGCATCAGAATTTACTTGTCCAATCCTTCCTTGTAGCACCTTCAGAAGCCTTAAGGGACAGGGGAGGTGCTGGCTCAGGTGGGATCTGGACCTGGAAGCTCCCTCAGCCTTTACCTTCCCCTTAACCCCAGAGCCAAGCCCATGACCGTGGTTCACCAGCCAATGCCTCCGTCCAGGGACCTGGATCCCCCATTCCAGCCATCTGCCTTGCCTGAAGACCCTCTGGAGAGCCCACCAGGAGGTAAGGACTCAGAGGGATGAGATTTAGGGCTCTGGAAAATCCTAGCTGAGTTTAAAAGTATCAGAGgcaatggtgggggtggggcttaaCTCCTTCCCCTCAGGGAGCTCAGTGTGTGAAGTTGGGGTGTAGACTTCAGAGGTCTGAGGTTCAATTCGTCAGTTTAGGACTTAGCTTTTTAGGGGTGGGCTTAGACTTCTGTGGGCAAAGTTTAGTGtttgggggaggagctgaggctACTGAAGTAGGGCTTAGACACCTGCAGTTGAGGAATGCCCATCTGAGCCTCTCCTTTCCTTAGCCCCGGATCCTGTACTGGAGCCCCCATCGATCCCACCGCCGTCCAGCCTTTTACGCCCCCGCCTCAGTCCCTGGGGCTTGGCTCCCCTCTTCCGTTCCGTCCGCTCCAAGCTGGAGAGCTTTGCTGACATCTTCCTCACACCCAACAAAGCCCCacggcccccacccccatcacctccCATGAAGTTGGAGTTGAAGATTGCCATCTCAGAGGCTGAGCAGTCTGGGGCTACTGAGGACACTGCATCTGTCAGTCCCCGGCCCCCTATCCGCCAGTGGCGGGCCCAAGACCACAATCCCCCAGCACCTCTTTCTAAGCCCTCTCTGGGCCGAAGCCACTCCTGCCCCGATCTGGGGCCCCCTGGCCCAGATACCTGCAGCTGGCCCCCTGCTCCACACCACCCGAGCCGGTCACGGCTCCGGCGGCACACTGTGGGTGGTGGAGAGATGGCCCGAGCCCCACCACCCCCTCGACCCTGTCTCCGGAAAGAGGTCTTCCCTCTTGGAGGAGCGGGAGGCTCTCCTCCCCTCATCACATCTTGTTCGTCCACCGCATctacttcctccttctctgaaCCTGCAGAACCCAGGTAGTGCTCTCAATAAACCCTTCTCAAAGCCCTGGCCACAGTCTGGGCCCAGCCTCCTTCCCTACTATCCAGTGGGCAGGAGATGGGGATATTGCTATGAATATTATTTGTCCCTGAGCCTTGACCTTATCTGCAGGTTGGGCTCAACCAAGGGGAAGGAGCCAAGGGCCTCAGAGGACCAGGTGCTTTCAGACCCTGAGACCAAGGTAGGAGtagagatggggggaggagaCAAGTGGGACTCTGAGTCCATGCTGCACCCTTATCCTCTGCCCTGTTTTTGCAGACCATGGGAAAGGTTTCTCGATTCAGAATACGCAGGACACCAGTCCGTCCTCAGCCAAACCTTACACCAATGGGACTGCCTCGACCAATCAGGTGAGTGGCTCATTGTACATGCAGCTGCCTTGGCCAAATAGGTGTAGGCTTGGACCCTCTGAAGTGGGGCTCTGTCTTCTCTCAGGGAGGAGTCAATTTGGTCTGAACATGGTTTGCACTTAGAACTATATGTCTGTCTCAGGCAGCACT
It contains:
- the PRR14 gene encoding proline-rich protein 14 codes for the protein MDLPGDSSPPGRPRLCRQPLARALWGARSPKRPRLQSLAAPSPLEKASRRVLAVVLEDVMAARMVPLVPQEETTTPQHRSNRRDSVRNQPPASPSQQATWSSQTRPPDPLHLCREPLSRTHRPPSTLRRKSRTTPGPEEGPSQKVDWAPQPTLVVMLEDIASSRPAAEGFADETPNFIIPARRAKPMTVVHQPMPPSRDLDPPFQPSALPEDPLESPPGAPDPVLEPPSIPPPSSLLRPRLSPWGLAPLFRSVRSKLESFADIFLTPNKAPRPPPPSPPMKLELKIAISEAEQSGATEDTASVSPRPPIRQWRAQDHNPPAPLSKPSLGRSHSCPDLGPPGPDTCSWPPAPHHPSRSRLRRHTVGGGEMARAPPPPRPCLRKEVFPLGGAGGSPPLITSCSSTASTSSFSEPAEPRLGSTKGKEPRASEDQVLSDPETKTMGKVSRFRIRRTPVRPQPNLTPMGLPRPIRLNKKEFSLEEIYTNKNYQSPTTRRTFETIFEEPRERNGTLIFTSSKKLRRAVEFRDSSLPRSRRPSRGVRAAAGRTLTSNVAPSPDVGPLLQQRLEELDASLLEEEEVDREHPHRT